In Sphingobium amiense, a genomic segment contains:
- a CDS encoding Tn3 family transposase, with product MARRRLLTDHERRCLFEPPTDDIAIIANYTLSAEDIEVIGRRYGAPNRLGLASHIALMRHLGFGLPGNNAVPTPVLHYLAAQLHVDPAALTSYGQRSQTRNDHAEIVARYLGLHPFRRMDIPFALELAEAAARHTDRGEPIVRALIEGLKDKRFILPASDTLERAGLAGRARARKAAAAALIETLDSSEMAHLDDLLVNNSDFGMTPLAWLRAYDEAPNTANINGLLERLRFVRNIGIDPAVSSEIPEFRFAQFVREGGVAPAFLLSDYSLNRRRATLVAAVIDLEARLADGAIQMFDRLIGGMFTRARRGRERRYQDSIQSVGQLMRLFGATISALDEAIQHGGDPLELIDEMVGWHKLVAAKAQVDALANLAGEDALVMATERYATLRRFGPAFFEAFSFKASGSRLQLIKAIDVIRDANQRKARHLPDSVPLPFPNRKWKQIITSGGRINRRLYEIAVAATLRDGLRAGDVWVEGSRSYQRFDAYLLSRRDTAKALEQLAFETDAQAYLAGRGRTLDWRLRRFAKQLKGGNLEGVSLDRDRLKIQQMPPISPPEAEALDRRLDGLLPRVRITELLLEVAERTGFLSAFRELRSGKEHDNPNAVLAAILADGTNLGLERMANASEGVTYAQIAWTHNWYLSPENYSHALQTIVAAHHQLPFARHWGAGTSSSSDGQFFRSGRSRSGAAEVNAKYGAEPGVKIYSHVSDHFASFGSRIMSATAGEAPYVLDGLVLGAGQLPLHEHYTDTGGASDHVFGLCHLLGFRFVPRLRDIADRKLGSILAPSSYRGIECLMGRTIKTAAIEADWDDIVRVVASIKDGTVAPSVIMRKLAAYKRQNKLDFALAELGRIERTLFALDWLEQPTLRRACQAGLNKGEARHTLAAAIYTNRQGRFTDRSLENQEYRASGLNLLIAAISYWNTLYLDRAVQHLGATDIEFDLALLAHLSPMGWAHISLTGDYLWDQAKRISAGEFRPLNDPLARLKLVA from the coding sequence TTGGCGAGACGACGGCTCCTGACTGATCACGAGCGCCGATGCCTATTCGAGCCGCCGACCGACGACATCGCGATCATCGCCAACTACACGTTGTCCGCCGAAGACATCGAAGTGATCGGCAGGCGCTACGGCGCGCCGAACAGGCTTGGCCTCGCAAGCCATATTGCCTTGATGCGTCATCTTGGATTCGGCTTGCCGGGAAACAATGCCGTCCCGACCCCCGTTTTGCATTACCTCGCCGCCCAACTGCACGTCGATCCGGCAGCGCTCACCAGCTATGGTCAGCGCTCACAGACCCGAAACGACCATGCCGAGATCGTCGCCCGATACCTGGGGCTTCATCCCTTCCGGCGCATGGACATTCCTTTCGCGCTGGAACTGGCGGAAGCCGCCGCGCGACACACAGATCGCGGCGAACCCATCGTTCGCGCACTGATCGAGGGGCTGAAGGACAAGCGCTTCATCTTGCCCGCCTCGGATACCTTGGAGCGGGCCGGACTTGCCGGACGGGCTCGCGCGCGCAAAGCGGCCGCAGCCGCACTCATCGAGACGCTAGATTCCTCCGAGATGGCGCATCTCGACGACCTGCTCGTCAACAATTCCGATTTCGGGATGACGCCCTTGGCCTGGCTCCGCGCCTACGATGAAGCGCCGAATACAGCGAACATCAATGGCCTCTTGGAGCGGTTGCGGTTTGTGCGCAATATTGGCATCGATCCCGCAGTCAGCTCCGAGATCCCCGAATTCCGCTTCGCCCAATTTGTTCGCGAAGGCGGCGTGGCCCCGGCCTTTCTCCTCTCTGACTACAGCCTTAATCGCCGCCGCGCGACGCTTGTGGCAGCCGTCATCGATCTTGAAGCCCGGCTTGCCGATGGTGCGATCCAGATGTTCGATCGTCTGATCGGCGGCATGTTCACCCGCGCACGGCGCGGCCGGGAGAGGCGCTATCAGGACAGCATCCAGTCCGTCGGCCAGCTGATGCGACTGTTCGGCGCGACGATTTCGGCCCTTGATGAAGCGATCCAGCACGGCGGCGATCCGCTCGAGCTGATCGATGAAATGGTGGGTTGGCACAAGCTGGTGGCCGCAAAGGCGCAGGTCGACGCGCTGGCCAACCTCGCCGGCGAGGATGCCTTGGTCATGGCGACCGAACGCTATGCGACGCTGCGCCGGTTCGGCCCCGCCTTCTTCGAGGCATTCTCGTTCAAGGCGTCCGGCAGCCGATTGCAGTTGATCAAGGCCATCGATGTCATCAGGGATGCCAACCAGCGCAAAGCACGCCATCTCCCCGACAGTGTTCCACTGCCGTTCCCGAACCGCAAATGGAAGCAGATCATCACCAGCGGCGGGCGCATCAACCGTCGGCTCTACGAAATTGCGGTTGCTGCGACTTTGCGCGACGGGTTGCGTGCTGGCGATGTGTGGGTCGAGGGCAGCCGTAGCTATCAGCGCTTCGACGCCTATCTGCTCAGCCGTCGCGACACAGCGAAAGCCCTGGAGCAGCTTGCCTTCGAGACCGATGCTCAAGCCTACCTTGCCGGGCGCGGTAGAACGCTCGATTGGCGGTTGCGCCGCTTTGCCAAGCAGCTGAAAGGCGGAAACCTTGAAGGCGTGTCTTTGGACCGCGACCGATTGAAAATCCAGCAAATGCCGCCAATCAGCCCGCCCGAAGCCGAAGCGCTCGACCGGCGGCTCGATGGTCTGCTCCCGCGCGTCAGGATAACCGAGCTTTTGCTCGAAGTGGCCGAACGCACGGGTTTTCTATCAGCCTTTCGCGAGCTGCGATCCGGCAAGGAACACGACAACCCCAATGCCGTGCTCGCGGCGATCCTGGCGGACGGCACCAATCTGGGCTTGGAGCGCATGGCCAATGCCAGCGAAGGCGTGACCTATGCTCAGATCGCGTGGACGCACAATTGGTACCTGTCGCCCGAAAATTACAGCCACGCACTCCAGACGATAGTCGCGGCCCATCATCAGCTTCCGTTCGCGCGCCACTGGGGCGCGGGAACCAGCTCGTCGTCCGACGGCCAGTTTTTCCGCTCCGGAAGAAGCCGGTCGGGCGCCGCCGAGGTCAATGCCAAGTACGGTGCAGAGCCAGGGGTGAAGATATATTCGCATGTCTCCGACCATTTTGCATCCTTCGGCTCGCGGATCATGTCCGCAACAGCCGGGGAAGCGCCCTATGTGCTCGATGGTCTGGTTCTGGGCGCCGGGCAACTCCCGTTGCACGAACATTATACCGACACCGGCGGTGCCAGTGACCATGTGTTCGGGTTGTGCCACCTACTGGGCTTCCGATTCGTCCCGCGATTGCGCGACATTGCGGATCGCAAGCTTGGCTCCATTCTGGCACCATCATCCTATCGGGGCATCGAATGTCTGATGGGCCGCACGATCAAGACAGCCGCGATCGAAGCCGATTGGGATGACATCGTCCGGGTCGTGGCGTCGATCAAGGATGGCACTGTCGCGCCCTCGGTCATCATGCGCAAGCTTGCTGCCTACAAGCGGCAAAACAAACTGGATTTTGCGCTTGCCGAACTCGGCCGCATCGAGCGCACGCTGTTCGCGCTCGACTGGCTGGAACAGCCCACGCTTCGGCGGGCATGCCAAGCGGGCCTGAACAAGGGGGAGGCGCGGCATACTTTGGCAGCGGCCATCTACACCAATCGCCAGGGCCGATTTACGGATCGAAGCCTCGAAAACCAGGAATACCGCGCTTCGGGCCTCAATCTGCTGATCGCGGCGATTTCCTATTGGAACACGCTCTATCTTGACCGGGCTGTGCAGCATCTCGGTGCTACCGACATCGAATTTGATCTAGCGCTGCTTGCCCATCTGTCGCCAATGGGCTGGGCGCACATCAGCCTGACCGGCGATTATCTTTGGGACCAGGCCAAGCGAATTTCTGCGGGCGAATTTCGGCCGCTGAACGATCCGCTGGCGCGGCTCAAGCTCGTGGCATGA
- a CDS encoding acyltransferase family protein: MTQDENSARPSPFHRLEWIDVARGLAIILIIVHHSRDYALVLAPPLPSDLIRWAYFDPLLVHIRLPLFFTISGMVSFGFSARPAKRIRLRRVASLTAVYGVTSRFVRQTTI, from the coding sequence GTGACGCAGGATGAAAATTCCGCAAGGCCATCGCCGTTCCATCGTCTCGAATGGATCGACGTCGCCCGTGGCCTCGCTATCATTCTCATCATCGTCCATCACAGCCGCGACTATGCGCTTGTTCTGGCGCCGCCCCTGCCGTCGGACCTGATACGCTGGGCCTATTTCGATCCGCTGCTCGTCCATATCCGCCTGCCCCTGTTCTTCACCATATCGGGCATGGTGTCCTTCGGCTTTTCAGCCCGGCCAGCGAAACGCATCAGGCTTCGCCGGGTCGCTTCGCTGACCGCCGTTTATGGCGTCACTTCAAGGTTTGTGCGCCAGACAACGATTTGA
- a CDS encoding GDSL-type esterase/lipase family protein: MRSKVAKLLVGAGTFVAIMAAAWLGGLLPHDDGELPDDHERPGTCMLWFLGSSSIHRWTSLEKDLTPWDARNRGIDGAMLNDIASRFSKISPDEGRPAAIILYSGENDIAGGRDIRAIARDLARLSVTRDRVLKGVPLFILSMKPSPGRLQYLPRLQEYNLLLRHLVPKIKNAAYVDITGPLLADGMPRSHYREDAIHLSPSGYAILARVVRQTLDARMAPSVVQRCGKGRSAG, from the coding sequence GTGAGGTCGAAGGTCGCAAAGTTGCTGGTCGGTGCGGGCACGTTCGTCGCGATCATGGCCGCTGCATGGCTGGGCGGGCTGTTGCCCCACGACGACGGGGAACTGCCTGACGACCACGAGCGTCCGGGGACATGCATGTTGTGGTTCCTCGGCAGTTCCTCCATCCACCGCTGGACCAGCCTTGAGAAGGATCTGACGCCCTGGGACGCGCGCAATCGCGGGATCGACGGCGCGATGCTGAACGACATCGCCAGCCGTTTCTCCAAAATTTCCCCGGATGAGGGGCGTCCGGCGGCGATCATCCTCTATTCCGGAGAGAATGACATCGCGGGAGGGCGCGACATCCGTGCGATCGCGCGCGATCTGGCGCGGCTGTCGGTGACGCGGGATCGCGTGCTGAAGGGCGTGCCGCTTTTCATCCTGTCGATGAAGCCCAGTCCGGGGCGGTTACAATATCTGCCGCGACTGCAGGAATATAATCTCCTTCTCCGGCATCTGGTCCCGAAGATCAAAAATGCCGCCTATGTCGATATTACCGGGCCGCTGCTGGCAGATGGCATGCCGCGCAGCCATTATCGGGAGGACGCCATTCACCTGAGCCCGAGCGGCTATGCCATACTGGCACGGGTCGTCCGGCAGACTCTGGACGCGCGCATGGCGCCGTCGGTCGTGCAGCGATGCGGGAAAGGCAGATCGGCAGGTTGA
- a CDS encoding PilZ domain-containing protein, which produces MNAPYHTVLHRFHRSSERLDVSRASTLRLDDGDPLDVLLEDVAVGGCRISGVRDLAPQEAIMIGLAGVGSRPARVVWSQGGQAGCEFDQALTFRELEETQAAGNVVTGNFATFRVQAEAALFAEQPKLSRRARLAVLAVAVIASWGIAIGLASLAMSLFA; this is translated from the coding sequence ATGAACGCGCCCTATCATACGGTCCTGCACCGCTTTCACCGCTCGTCGGAGCGCCTCGACGTCAGCCGCGCGTCCACGCTGCGTCTCGACGATGGCGATCCGCTCGACGTGCTGCTGGAGGATGTGGCGGTCGGCGGCTGCCGGATTTCCGGCGTCCGCGATCTTGCGCCGCAGGAAGCCATCATGATCGGCCTTGCCGGTGTGGGTTCGCGTCCCGCGCGCGTCGTGTGGTCGCAGGGCGGGCAGGCGGGTTGCGAGTTCGATCAGGCGCTGACCTTTAGGGAACTGGAAGAAACACAAGCGGCAGGCAATGTCGTGACCGGCAATTTCGCGACCTTCAGGGTGCAGGCCGAAGCCGCTCTCTTCGCCGAACAGCCCAAGCTCAGCCGCCGCGCGCGCCTTGCCGTGCTGGCGGTGGCGGTGATCGCGAGCTGGGGCATCGCCATCGGCCTCGCCAGCCTCGCCATGAGCCTGTTCGCCTGA
- a CDS encoding NAD(P)/FAD-dependent oxidoreductase, producing MIRLSGLKLPLDHVADAVPAAICDRLGLEPAALRGFTLVRRGNDARRRNAIQIVYTFDLDVADEAAILARFADDHDVRPTPDTRYRFVAQAPQGWTGKRPVVIGAGPCGLFAGLILAQMGFRPIILDRGKVVRERTKDTWGLWRRGELNPDSNVQFGEGGAGTFSDGKLYCRVKDPRFLGRKVLEEFVAAGAPDDILWEAHPHIGTFRLVSMVESMRRQIEALGGEYRWQHRVDDLVLDPDGEGGKQLRGVVLHDGSVIETDHVVLAIGHSARPTFEMLHSRGVHMEAKPFSIGVRIEHPQGWIDRARYGKCAGHPDLGAAAYSLAHHCGNGRTVYSFCMCPGGRVVAATSEEGRVVTNGMSQYSRAEFNANSGLVVGIEPERDYPGGPLAGIDFQRHWESAAYVAGGSSYHAPGQTVGDFLAGRASTALGSVEPSYKPGVTPTDLSHCLPVFVIDAFREALPVFGRQIAGYDHPDAVMTGVETRTSSPVRITRGRDFQSLNVAGLYPAGEGAGYAGGILSAAIDGIKVAEALAIAIMAR from the coding sequence ATGATCCGACTGTCCGGCCTGAAGCTCCCTCTCGACCATGTCGCCGACGCCGTTCCCGCCGCCATCTGCGACCGGCTGGGGCTGGAGCCAGCCGCCCTTCGCGGCTTCACCCTCGTGCGCCGTGGCAACGACGCGCGCCGCCGCAACGCGATCCAGATCGTCTATACATTCGACCTCGATGTCGCGGATGAGGCGGCCATCCTCGCCCGCTTCGCCGACGATCACGATGTTCGCCCAACCCCGGACACCCGCTATCGCTTCGTCGCCCAAGCGCCACAAGGCTGGACCGGCAAGCGTCCGGTCGTCATCGGCGCGGGACCATGCGGTCTGTTCGCGGGCCTCATCCTCGCCCAGATGGGCTTCCGCCCCATCATCCTCGATCGCGGCAAGGTGGTGCGCGAACGCACGAAGGACACATGGGGGCTGTGGCGGCGGGGCGAGCTGAACCCCGATTCCAACGTCCAGTTCGGCGAAGGCGGCGCGGGCACCTTCTCCGACGGCAAGCTCTATTGCCGGGTGAAAGACCCGCGCTTCCTCGGCCGCAAGGTGCTGGAGGAGTTCGTCGCCGCCGGTGCGCCCGATGACATCCTCTGGGAAGCGCACCCCCATATCGGCACCTTCCGCCTCGTTTCCATGGTCGAATCCATGCGCCGCCAGATCGAGGCGCTGGGCGGCGAATATCGCTGGCAGCACCGTGTCGACGATCTCGTGCTGGACCCGGACGGAGAGGGGGGCAAGCAATTGCGCGGCGTCGTGCTCCACGATGGCAGCGTCATCGAGACCGATCATGTCGTGCTCGCCATCGGTCACAGCGCGCGGCCCACATTCGAGATGCTGCATAGTCGCGGCGTCCATATGGAAGCCAAGCCCTTCTCCATCGGCGTGCGCATCGAACATCCGCAGGGCTGGATCGACCGCGCCCGCTACGGCAAATGCGCGGGCCATCCGGACCTTGGCGCGGCGGCCTACAGCCTCGCTCACCATTGCGGCAACGGGCGCACCGTCTACAGCTTCTGCATGTGCCCCGGCGGGCGGGTGGTCGCCGCGACATCGGAGGAAGGGCGCGTCGTCACCAATGGCATGAGCCAGTATAGCCGCGCCGAATTCAACGCCAATTCCGGACTCGTCGTCGGCATAGAGCCGGAACGCGACTATCCCGGCGGCCCGCTCGCGGGGATCGACTTTCAGCGCCACTGGGAATCGGCGGCCTATGTCGCGGGCGGTTCCTCTTATCACGCGCCGGGGCAGACCGTGGGCGACTTCCTCGCAGGGCGCGCCTCGACCGCACTCGGCTCGGTCGAGCCGTCCTACAAGCCCGGCGTCACGCCCACCGACCTGTCGCACTGCCTCCCCGTCTTCGTGATCGACGCTTTCCGCGAGGCGCTGCCCGTCTTCGGCCGCCAGATCGCAGGCTACGACCATCCCGACGCGGTGATGACGGGCGTGGAAACCCGCACATCCTCGCCCGTGCGCATCACGCGCGGCAGGGATTTCCAGAGCCTCAACGTCGCTGGCCTCTATCCGGCGGGGGAGGGGGCGGGCTATGCCGGCGGCATCCTGTCCGCCGCGATCGACGGCATCAAGGTCGCCGAAGCGCTCGCCATCGCGATCATGGCGCGGTGA
- a CDS encoding PepSY-associated TM helix domain-containing protein, which yields MTQTGFYRAMWRWHFYAGLIVLPVLALMAVTGALYLYKPEIEARLYPTRLDGPAARTLPPSRLIAAAKGQVTQILHPADPKASWQVVTREGKAPPVTHFVDPRDARILGDMRGGGVMKTIKDLHSLALTGPVGNRLVEVVAGWAILLCVTGLYLRWPRRGQPALALRGRAQGRLFWRDLHGTLGFLSAGVILFLAVTGMPWTEIWGGGLRGIVAANQWGRPKMAAIPLDTPAKDALPWTLRDAAPGAGRPGDIGVDAVARIAARRGLPSGYRIILPASPGAPYLIATEVTRAQDARAILIDAASGAVEQDMDWRMFGPGAKGVEWGIATHQGQQYGEPNRLLMLAGCLCLLVLCLTAPVLWWKRRFATPPPASPQARRTVAGLMILIGALFPLTGVSMIGALGGEWLVRRLRFPLSAGGTKGTA from the coding sequence ATGACACAGACAGGCTTCTACCGCGCGATGTGGCGCTGGCATTTCTACGCAGGCCTCATCGTGCTGCCCGTCCTCGCCCTGATGGCGGTGACGGGGGCGCTCTACCTCTACAAGCCGGAGATCGAGGCGCGGCTTTACCCCACGCGGCTCGACGGTCCGGCGGCACGGACGCTGCCGCCCTCCCGTCTGATCGCGGCGGCGAAGGGTCAGGTGACGCAGATCCTCCATCCCGCCGATCCAAAGGCAAGCTGGCAGGTCGTGACCCGCGAAGGAAAGGCGCCGCCCGTCACCCATTTCGTCGATCCGCGCGACGCCCGCATCCTTGGCGACATGCGCGGCGGCGGCGTGATGAAGACGATCAAGGATCTGCACAGCCTCGCGCTCACTGGCCCGGTCGGCAATCGCCTCGTGGAGGTGGTCGCGGGCTGGGCGATCCTGCTCTGCGTCACCGGCCTCTATCTGCGCTGGCCGCGCCGGGGACAGCCCGCGCTGGCGCTAAGGGGAAGGGCGCAGGGCCGCCTCTTCTGGCGCGACCTGCACGGCACGCTGGGCTTCCTTTCGGCGGGCGTCATCCTGTTCCTCGCCGTCACAGGCATGCCGTGGACGGAAATATGGGGCGGCGGCCTGCGCGGGATTGTCGCCGCGAACCAGTGGGGCCGACCAAAAATGGCGGCGATCCCGCTCGATACGCCAGCGAAGGACGCGCTGCCCTGGACCCTGCGCGACGCTGCGCCGGGCGCTGGCCGCCCCGGCGACATCGGCGTGGATGCAGTTGCCCGCATCGCCGCGCGGCGCGGCCTGCCCTCCGGCTACCGGATCATTCTGCCCGCCAGTCCCGGCGCGCCTTACCTCATCGCCACCGAAGTTACCCGCGCGCAGGACGCCCGCGCCATCCTGATCGACGCGGCATCCGGCGCGGTCGAGCAGGATATGGACTGGCGCATGTTCGGCCCCGGCGCGAAGGGCGTCGAATGGGGTATCGCCACGCATCAGGGCCAGCAATATGGGGAGCCGAACCGGCTGCTGATGCTGGCGGGCTGCCTCTGTCTCCTCGTGCTGTGCCTCACCGCGCCCGTCCTCTGGTGGAAGCGCCGTTTCGCCACGCCGCCGCCCGCCAGCCCGCAGGCGCGCCGTACCGTGGCGGGCCTCATGATCCTGATCGGCGCGCTCTTTCCCCTGACCGGCGTCAGCATGATCGGGGCGCTGGGCGGGGAGTGGCTCGTGCGGCGGCTCCGGTTTCCTTTGTCGGCGGGAGGGACTAAAGGCACGGCATGA
- a CDS encoding TonB-dependent receptor family protein, whose translation MPSIHAARSLPLCALVLALSGRPAFAEEEAGRPAIIVTAAALDDAATERVRRTPGGVDLVASTEYENRLAVSLRDVLAFSPGVYTQPRFGQEVRISIRGSGLSRGFHMRGLTLLQDGIPINMADDNGDFQELDPQVFSQVEVYRGANALRLGGSTLGGAINAVTPTGRSAPGIEARMDGGSFDTLRGKLAYGHADARGDVYIAVSGDRSDGDRAHADRRALRFNSNAGLRIGHSVETRFYASVQTIRQKLPGALTERAALNDPGRGNFAGDQARDIDSIRLQNRTTVALAAGTLAFGAYYNAKSLHHPIFQVIDQKSEDRGVFASLDLAGSIGSIPAAITIGTQARFGRTAARQFINLSGRSGAPMANALQTARTINSYGEARIAPVADLWLIAGGIYTHGTRDIANRFAPQRSGRVSFDAFAPKFGLLYDRGAWQIYGNISRSVELPGFSELSQTPAGGAPGFTPVRPQRAWTAEVGTRGTVGIASWDISLYRADIRGEMLQYNVVPGVIPAATFNADRTRHQGVEAGLSLVLAPWAKVRQVYQYSDFRFRRDTQFGDNRLPVVPRHAYRAELTLGSESLSLSPAVEWLPQGAWVDYANSKRAGGYALLNLGAQAVLRDGVTLFLDARNLTARRAIGDISALVRYVPDNPATSTDEGSAAFYPVERRAVYAGVRARF comes from the coding sequence ATGCCAAGCATCCATGCCGCGCGCAGCCTGCCGCTGTGCGCCCTCGTCCTTGCCCTCTCAGGTCGTCCGGCCTTCGCCGAAGAGGAAGCCGGTCGCCCGGCCATCATCGTCACCGCCGCCGCGCTCGACGATGCCGCGACGGAGCGCGTCCGGCGCACCCCCGGCGGCGTCGATCTCGTCGCTTCTACGGAATATGAAAACCGCCTCGCCGTGTCGTTGCGCGATGTCCTTGCCTTCTCCCCCGGCGTCTACACCCAGCCGCGATTCGGGCAGGAAGTGCGCATCTCGATTCGCGGATCGGGCCTGTCGCGCGGCTTCCACATGCGCGGCCTGACGCTGCTTCAGGACGGCATCCCGATCAACATGGCCGACGACAATGGCGATTTTCAGGAACTCGACCCGCAGGTCTTTTCGCAGGTGGAGGTGTATCGCGGCGCCAACGCCCTGCGCCTCGGCGGATCGACGCTGGGCGGCGCGATCAACGCCGTGACGCCGACCGGGCGAAGCGCGCCGGGTATCGAAGCGCGCATGGACGGCGGCAGCTTCGACACGCTGCGTGGCAAGCTCGCCTACGGCCATGCGGATGCGCGCGGAGATGTCTACATCGCTGTCTCAGGAGACCGTTCGGACGGCGATCGCGCCCATGCGGACCGCAGGGCGCTGCGCTTCAACAGCAATGCCGGATTGCGGATCGGCCACAGCGTCGAAACCCGTTTCTACGCCAGCGTCCAGACGATCCGGCAGAAGCTGCCCGGCGCGCTCACCGAACGGGCGGCGCTGAACGATCCGGGGCGCGGCAATTTCGCGGGCGATCAGGCGCGCGATATCGATTCGATCCGCCTCCAGAACCGCACCACGGTCGCGCTGGCCGCCGGAACGCTGGCCTTTGGCGCTTACTATAACGCCAAGAGCCTCCATCACCCGATCTTTCAGGTGATCGACCAGAAATCCGAAGATCGCGGCGTCTTCGCCAGCCTCGACCTTGCCGGGAGCATCGGTTCGATCCCCGCCGCGATCACCATCGGCACGCAGGCGCGCTTCGGGCGCACCGCCGCGCGGCAGTTCATCAACCTGTCCGGCCGGTCCGGCGCGCCCATGGCCAACGCGCTCCAGACCGCGCGGACGATCAACAGCTATGGCGAAGCGCGCATCGCGCCCGTCGCCGACCTCTGGCTGATCGCGGGCGGCATCTACACCCATGGGACGCGCGACATCGCGAACCGCTTCGCGCCGCAGCGGAGCGGCCGCGTCAGCTTCGATGCCTTCGCGCCCAAATTCGGCCTGCTTTATGACCGGGGCGCGTGGCAGATCTACGGCAATATCAGCCGGTCGGTCGAACTGCCCGGCTTTTCCGAACTCAGCCAGACCCCGGCGGGCGGCGCGCCCGGCTTCACCCCCGTCCGCCCGCAACGCGCCTGGACGGCGGAGGTCGGCACGCGCGGCACGGTCGGCATCGCAAGCTGGGACATCAGCCTCTACCGCGCCGACATCAGGGGCGAGATGCTGCAATATAATGTCGTGCCGGGCGTTATCCCCGCCGCCACCTTCAACGCCGACCGCACGCGCCATCAGGGGGTCGAAGCGGGTCTCAGCCTCGTGCTCGCCCCATGGGCGAAGGTCCGGCAGGTCTATCAGTATAGCGACTTCCGCTTTCGCCGCGACACACAGTTCGGCGACAACCGCCTGCCCGTGGTGCCGCGCCATGCCTACCGCGCCGAACTGACGCTGGGCAGCGAATCGCTCAGCCTTTCGCCTGCTGTCGAGTGGCTACCGCAGGGCGCCTGGGTGGATTATGCCAACAGCAAGCGGGCGGGGGGCTATGCTCTCCTCAACCTCGGCGCGCAGGCGGTGTTGCGCGATGGCGTGACGCTGTTCCTCGACGCCCGCAACCTGACGGCCCGGCGCGCCATCGGGGACATCAGCGCGCTCGTGCGCTATGTGCCCGACAATCCTGCCACATCCACCGACGAAGGCAGCGCCGCCTTCTACCCCGTCGAACGCCGCGCGGTTTACGCGGGCGTCCGCGCGCGCTTCTGA
- a CDS encoding DUF2946 family protein produces MMGGIRSSATARGLLQALALLVLAVHLVAPTGFMPMRTERGVVVTLCTGQGAVNMVVPQDKAPGRGDRRPDDGMKGQQHCPFAMSAQPAVPPLVLADLPLPAWQVAFGPVAFALKTGLIARLAAPPPPSSGPPTAF; encoded by the coding sequence ATGATGGGGGGCATAAGATCCAGCGCGACCGCACGCGGCCTGCTTCAGGCGCTGGCGCTGCTCGTCCTCGCCGTCCATCTCGTCGCGCCGACCGGCTTCATGCCCATGCGCACCGAGCGGGGCGTCGTCGTCACGCTCTGCACCGGGCAGGGCGCGGTCAACATGGTCGTGCCACAGGACAAGGCGCCCGGCCGCGGCGACCGTCGCCCCGACGATGGCATGAAGGGGCAGCAGCATTGCCCCTTCGCCATGTCGGCGCAGCCCGCCGTTCCGCCGCTCGTGCTCGCCGATCTGCCGCTCCCGGCATGGCAGGTCGCCTTCGGGCCTGTCGCTTTCGCGCTCAAGACCGGCCTCATTGCGCGCCTCGCCGCGCCGCCGCCGCCCTCTTCGGGACCGCCCACCGCTTTCTGA
- a CDS encoding MerR family transcriptional regulator, with product MTTRSSIAAIDVPDHSERQSYSITDLSDEFGVTARALRFYEDEGLISPERHGLSRIYSRRDRARLAWILRGKRVGFSLTDIREMIDLYDADEEHEAQRRVTVDKCRARIDLLTRQKEDIDAAIAELAAFVSALEQKSAGDDVAAFVASIENK from the coding sequence ATGACCACACGCAGCAGCATCGCCGCCATCGACGTGCCCGATCATAGCGAGCGGCAGAGTTATAGCATCACCGACCTGTCGGACGAGTTCGGCGTGACCGCACGGGCGCTGCGCTTTTACGAGGATGAGGGGCTGATTTCACCCGAGCGGCACGGGCTTTCGCGCATCTACTCACGGCGCGACCGGGCACGGCTGGCGTGGATATTGCGCGGCAAGCGCGTGGGCTTCAGCCTGACTGACATTCGCGAGATGATCGACCTTTACGATGCCGACGAGGAGCATGAGGCGCAGCGCCGCGTCACGGTGGACAAGTGCAGGGCGCGCATCGACCTTCTCACCCGGCAGAAGGAAGACATCGACGCCGCCATCGCCGAACTCGCCGCCTTCGTGTCGGCGCTGGAGCAGAAGAGCGCGGGTGACGATGTGGCCGCGTTCGTCGCGTCCATCGAGAACAAGTAA